The genomic window AACTCGACGACACGGGCCTGCGGCAGCTCGAGTTCCACGAGGTGCTCGAGCGGCTCGCGGCGAGGAACGACCCGGCGGCACCGCTCGCCGCGGCGGGAGGGGCATCCGATCCGTCTTCAGGTCCCTTGGCGGCGTACCTGTCGATGCGATCGGCGGATGCCACGCCTGAGCCGATGCCCGCCTACCCGTGGGGTGCGCCGGGGGAGGGGACGCCCCGCTTCGTGATCGGCGAGCACCATGCGCGGCGGCTGCACTTCGACCTGCGGCTCGAACGCGACGGTGTGCTGAAGAGCTGGGCCGTGCCCAAGGGGGTGCCCGAGGACGCCGGCACCAACCACCTCGCCGTTCAGACCGAGGACCACCCGCTCGAGTACCTGACCTTCGAAGGTTCGATCCCCGACGGGCAGTACGGCGCGGGAAGCATGACGGTCTGGGACACCGGCACGTACGACGCCGAGAAGTGGCGCGAGGGCGAGGTGATCTTCACGCTCACCGGGCGTGCGGGCGGGCCGCTCGGCACGGTGCGGCTCGCGCTCATCCGCACGTCGGGCGACGGCGAGAAGTCGCAGTGGCTGCTGCACCGCATGAAGGAGCAGGGCGGCGGGGGATCCGGCGGCGGCGCCCGAGGCGGGTCGCGGACGTCGCCCGCGGGCGGTGGCGTCCGGCCCGTCGGTCGCGCACGGGCCGGCGCCACGACACGGGACGGTGCGGCGACCGGGCGCGAGGCCGCTCCCGGCGAGCGACCGATGCTCGCGGTGCCGGGCAAGCCCGGGCTCGTCACCGGCGACGACTGGGCGCTCGAGTGGAAGTGGGACGGCATCCGGGTGCTCGCGCGGGTCGACGGCGACCGGGTGCGGCTGCTGAGCCGCAGCGGTCGCGACGAGACGGCGCGCTACCCCGAACTCGCCGGGCTGGCGCGGGTGCTCCGGGCCGACGCGCTCGTCGACGGCGAGATCGTCGCGCTCGACGACGAGGGCCGCCCCGACTTCGGTCGGCTCCAGCCGCGGATGAACGTGACGGGGTCGCGCGAGATCGCGGAACTCGCGGCATCCGTCCCGGTGCGGCTGCTGCTCTTCGACGTGCTCGAGATCGCCGGATCGCCGACGATCGACGAGCCGTGGAGCCAGCGTCGCGAGCGGCTCGAGCGCCTCGTCCGAGCCGGAGCGGATGCCCCCGTCGAGGTGCCCGCGCTCGCCGAGGGGACGCCGCAGGCCGCGCTCGACGAGGCGCGCGCGCTCGGGCTCGAGGGTCTCGTCGCGAAGCGACGCACGTCGAGGTATCGACCGGGCGCGCGCAGCGCGGACTGGGTCAAGCTCAAGCTGACCCGCACGCAGGACGTCGTCATCGGCGGCTACCGGCGCGGCGACGGCCGCACGACCGAGCACCTGCGGTCGCTCCTGGTCGGCATCCCGGGGCCGAACGGCCTCGAGTACGCGGGCCGGGTCGGCTCGGGCTTCACCCAGGCCGGGCTCGCAGCCCTGCTCGAACGGTTCGCGCCGCTCGAACGCGCCGCATCGCCGTTCGTCGAGGTCCCGGCCGTCGACGCCGCCGACGCCGTGTGGGTCGAGCCCGCGCTCGTCGGCGAGGTCGAGTTCGGCGAGTGGACGCGCACGGGCGTGCTCCGGCATCCGCGGTGGCGCGGGCTGCGGCCCGATCGGGCGCCTGAGGACGTGGTGCGGGAGCCGGATGTCGCGGGCTGACGCGTTGCGCGAGCCGGCGTGGTCGCGTGGGCACGACCGGGCGACCGCGCGCGTGATCGCCGCTACGCGGCGTCGGACGCTCCGGGCGGTTCGACGAGCGCGAGCAGTGCACGCTCCGGCGCGCCTCGCCGGCTGAGCACGGCGCCCGTCTCGTACGCCGCGATCACCCGCGGGTCGACGTAGCTCGCCTTCGCGATGGCCGGGGTGTTGCCGAGGGCGCCGGCCGCGGCCTCGATCGAGTCGCGCACCGCGGCGGCCCGGGCCCGCTCGGTCGTCTCCGGACCGAGCTCGGCGAGCCTGGTCGCGGCGGCCAGCGTGCCGCGCAGCGTGCGGAAGTCCTTCGCCGTGAAGTCCCCGCCGGTGCGCTCGCGCACGTCGTCGTTCACGTCGGCCGCGGTCAGCGCCCGGTACCGGCGCCCGTCACGCCAGGCATAGAGCCGAGCGGATGCCGACCGCTCGGCGTTGACCGTGACGAACACCGCCAGGTCGGGGTCGGGCACGAGCAGGTCCTGCGCGATGCCGCCCTTCGCCCGGAACCGGAAGCGCACGGCGTCGCCGTCGGCGTCGACCGAGTCGATCGAGGCGTTGCGCACGAGCAGGGTGGTGAGGCCGCGGCTGCGGGCCGTGGCGAGCGACTCCTCCGAGCCGACGCGCAGCCCGCCCCGGTCGAGCGTGCGGAAGGCGGCGGCGAGCACCCGCTCGCGGGGCAGTTCGTCGAGCGCGAGGTCGCGTGCGACCGACCGCCTCGCCGCGGGCAGGGCGCGCACCAGCTCGGTCATCCGCTGGAACTTCTCGGCATCCTGCCGTTCACGCCAGGCGGGGTGGTAGAGGTACTGCCGGCGCCCGGCGGCGTCGACGCCGACCGCGAGGATGTGCGCGTTCGGAGCATCCGCGATCCAGACCTCCGTCCAGGCGGGCGGCACGGCGAGCTCGGCGAATCGGCTGCGCTCGGCGCGGCCGGCGTGCGCGCCGTCGTCGTGGACGTACGCGAAGCCGGTGCCGCGCCGGATCCGCCGCCACCCCGGGGTCGAATACGGTTCGACCCGTCTGAGCCGGGGCATCCGCGGTCAGTGGTTGCGGAGGGCCGAGATCAGCTCGCCCTTGCGCTTGCCGCTGTAGCCGTGGAGCCCGAGTTCCTTGGCGCGCTTCTTGAGCTCGGGAACCGTCCAGTCCTCGTAGTCGCCGGACTTGCCTCCCTTCCTTCCGATGGCCTTCCGGCCCTGCGCCGCGGCCGCGTTCGAGATGCGGGCGGACTTCTCCTTCGAGTTGCCCTCCTTGCGGAGCTCCTCGTACAGCTCGGGGTCCTTCAGTGAGGCGTTCCGTCGTCCTGGCATCGTCCACTCCTTCCTGCTCCTCCGCGGGGCCGCCGATCGGAGGCGGTGAGGCCGATCCGGGTCGGTGGGATGCCCCGCATGGCCGCCACGGTAGGGGGGATGCCTCGCCGGCGGCCACGGGGTTGACATCCTCGCGTCGGCCGCTGCCGCCGAGCGTCACCCTTCCTCCGACGCGCGCGGGCCGCGCGGTAGCACCGTCTGCGAGGCGAGGTCAACCCCGTCGGCCTCGGAGCGGCGCGGGCATACCTTCGAGTCACGGAACGCCACCCGCGTTCCGAAAGCCCGGCCGCAGGCCGCAACCGCCCGCCCATCCGCGTGGCGGAACGTGAAGGAGATCAATCGTGAACATCCTCGTCGCCGTCATCGTCATCGCAGCCATCGCACTGCTGATCGCCGGTGGCCTCGTCCCCACCCTGAACTTCCTGCTCTGGGTCGGGCTGGTGCTGGCCGTCATCGCGGTCATCGTGTTCCTCGTGCGCTACCTCGGAGGCAACCGCACCCGAGCGTGACGCTCACCGGACCATCGCGAACGGGCGCCCCTCGGGGCGCCCGTTCCGCGTCTGCCGACCCGTGCGCGCTGCTCGCTCGCGAGGCGCGCAGCGCGAGGCATCCGATCGTCGAGTTCTTGCAATGACTCGCGTACGATTGCCGCCATGTCGAGACGGCTTGCGGATGTCGCGCGGAAGGTCGGAGTCAGCGAGGCCACGGTCTCGCGGGTCCTCAACGGCAAGCCCGGCGTCTCGGCATCCACCCGCGACGCGGTGCTGACCGCACTCGACGTGCTCGGCTACGAGCGGCCCACCAAGCTCCGCGGCGAACGGGCGCGGCTCGTCGGCCTGATGCTGCCCGAGCTGCAGAACCCGATCTTCCCGGCGCTCGCCGAGGTGCTCGGCGGCGGGCTCGCGCAGAACGGGTTCACGCCCGTGCTCTGCATCCAGACCGCCGGTGGCATCTCGGAGTCCGACTACGTCGAACTGCTGCTGCACCAGCAGGTGTCCGGCGTGATCTTCGCCGGCGGCGCGTACACGCAGGGCGAGGCGGGGCACGAGCACTACGAGCGGCTCGTCGAACTGAAGCTGCCGACGGTGCTCATCAGCGCTCCCGTCGACGGGCTCGAGTTCGCGACGGTCTCGTGCGACGACGCGGCCTCGACCGAGCAGGCGTTCGGCCACCTCGTGCAGCTCGGCCACCGGCGCATCGGTATCCTGCTGGGCCCGCGCGATCACGTGCCGTCGCAGCGCAAGCTCGCCGCCGCCGTCCGCATGGCGCAGCGGCACGGCATCGAGCTCACCGACGACCTGGTCGTGCACTCGCTGTACTCGCTCGAGGCGGGGCAGACCGCGGCGTCGCGGTTGATCGCGGCAGGTGCGACCGGCATCATCTGCGCGAGCGACCCGATGGCGCTCGGCGCGATCCGCGCCGTCCGGCGGGCGGGCCTGCGGGTGCCCGAGGACGTCTCGGTCATCGGCTACGACGACTCCGCGCTCATGAACTGCACGGAGCCGCCGTTGACCACGGTCCGCCAGCCGATCGAGGCCATGGGCAAGACCGTGATCGAGCTGCTCATGCGGCAGATGTCGACGCACCAGCCGCTCGGCGACGAGGTCTTCTTCGCGCCCGAGCTGGTCGTGCGGTCGTCGACGGGCCCCGCGCCGCGCTGAGCCCGGGCAGCTGAGCTCGTACCGTGCATGAGATTCCGCGGCATGCACGCGCGGGGGCATCCGTGCGCCGCATTCTCATGCACTCGATGTCGGCGGACGGCGGACGGCGGACGGCGGACGGCGGTCGGCGGACGGCGGCCCGGCAATCGGCCAGCCGGCTGGCGGCCGATTGCTCGAATTCTGCAAGCCGCTTCCGCAATCCGCTGAAATCTGTCGCAATCTGATGGCGGTTTGTTGAAAAGTTGCTTCATTCTGTTGCCCTCATTACGTTGACGAACATCGCGACGCCGACGTCCTCCCGACTCGGCCGAGCGCCGCCGAGCAACGAGGAGTGAACAGGTGACGATGCCGCTGACGGATGCCGCTGCGCAGGGCGTGCCGGCCGACGACGCGCAGTGGTGGCGCAGCGCCGTGATCTACCAGGTCTACGTGCGCAGCTTCGCGGACTCCGACGGCGACGGCACCGGCGACCTGCGCGGGGTGCGCTCCCGGCTGGGGTACCTCAAGGAACTCGGCGTCGACGCGCTCTGGTTCAACCCCTGGTACCCGTCGCCGTTCGCCGACGGCGGCTACGACGTCGCCGACTACCGCGACATCCACCCGGCGTTCGGCACCCTCGAGGATGCGGAGCAGCTCATCGCCGACGCGCTGGCGCTCGGCATCCGCACGATCA from Agromyces sp. LHK192 includes these protein-coding regions:
- a CDS encoding ATP-dependent DNA ligase; translation: MAEGERQLVEVDGRRLRLTNLDKVMYPETGTTKGEVIAYSAEVAPAMLPLVAGRPVTRKRWVHGVGTPDAPGQVFFEKNLADHAPDWLRSGVIEHSDGPKTYPIADSRAALVWLAQQAALEVHVPQWRFRPDGSRGNPDRLVFDLDPGEGTGLADCAEVARLVRDLIAGMGLDAYPVTSGSKGIHLYSPLDGSQTSSQVSDVAHELARALEADHPELIVSSMKKTLRTGRVLIDWSQNNAAKTTIAPYSLRGRARPTVAAPRTWAELDDTGLRQLEFHEVLERLAARNDPAAPLAAAGGASDPSSGPLAAYLSMRSADATPEPMPAYPWGAPGEGTPRFVIGEHHARRLHFDLRLERDGVLKSWAVPKGVPEDAGTNHLAVQTEDHPLEYLTFEGSIPDGQYGAGSMTVWDTGTYDAEKWREGEVIFTLTGRAGGPLGTVRLALIRTSGDGEKSQWLLHRMKEQGGGGSGGGARGGSRTSPAGGGVRPVGRARAGATTRDGAATGREAAPGERPMLAVPGKPGLVTGDDWALEWKWDGIRVLARVDGDRVRLLSRSGRDETARYPELAGLARVLRADALVDGEIVALDDEGRPDFGRLQPRMNVTGSREIAELAASVPVRLLLFDVLEIAGSPTIDEPWSQRRERLERLVRAGADAPVEVPALAEGTPQAALDEARALGLEGLVAKRRTSRYRPGARSADWVKLKLTRTQDVVIGGYRRGDGRTTEHLRSLLVGIPGPNGLEYAGRVGSGFTQAGLAALLERFAPLERAASPFVEVPAVDAADAVWVEPALVGEVEFGEWTRTGVLRHPRWRGLRPDRAPEDVVREPDVAG
- a CDS encoding DNA topoisomerase IB; translation: MPRLRRVEPYSTPGWRRIRRGTGFAYVHDDGAHAGRAERSRFAELAVPPAWTEVWIADAPNAHILAVGVDAAGRRQYLYHPAWRERQDAEKFQRMTELVRALPAARRSVARDLALDELPRERVLAAAFRTLDRGGLRVGSEESLATARSRGLTTLLVRNASIDSVDADGDAVRFRFRAKGGIAQDLLVPDPDLAVFVTVNAERSASARLYAWRDGRRYRALTAADVNDDVRERTGGDFTAKDFRTLRGTLAAATRLAELGPETTERARAAAVRDSIEAAAGALGNTPAIAKASYVDPRVIAAYETGAVLSRRGAPERALLALVEPPGASDAA
- a CDS encoding Rho termination factor N-terminal domain-containing protein gives rise to the protein MPGRRNASLKDPELYEELRKEGNSKEKSARISNAAAAQGRKAIGRKGGKSGDYEDWTVPELKKRAKELGLHGYSGKRKGELISALRNH
- a CDS encoding LacI family DNA-binding transcriptional regulator, with amino-acid sequence MSRRLADVARKVGVSEATVSRVLNGKPGVSASTRDAVLTALDVLGYERPTKLRGERARLVGLMLPELQNPIFPALAEVLGGGLAQNGFTPVLCIQTAGGISESDYVELLLHQQVSGVIFAGGAYTQGEAGHEHYERLVELKLPTVLISAPVDGLEFATVSCDDAASTEQAFGHLVQLGHRRIGILLGPRDHVPSQRKLAAAVRMAQRHGIELTDDLVVHSLYSLEAGQTAASRLIAAGATGIICASDPMALGAIRAVRRAGLRVPEDVSVIGYDDSALMNCTEPPLTTVRQPIEAMGKTVIELLMRQMSTHQPLGDEVFFAPELVVRSSTGPAPR